In Torulaspora delbrueckii CBS 1146 chromosome 1, complete genome, one genomic interval encodes:
- the NAN1 gene encoding Nan1p (similar to Saccharomyces cerevisiae NAN1 (YPL126W); ancestral locus Anc_8.626), with translation MNQATVYQKYKLSVVSGGKPVLPRSANKSSCNKGIACLTHDELNYIVPFNNQIKVYSIKTRQCVKTLKFANNQCLSEVFVSDQATIAQISLGDVTSENSAQRQEDRELTVFTNDGRIIILNYKGKLVDSPKLLQVKLDQGETVCKVFISDDNTLKLLTSKDSVVEYTYRIYDLKIQDEPQLSLEETFDNVILSTWSSNDRILAFLQKKDNKRNIQLHSIFDDSLRKNFPLSSVFASQNQSSSSSSTNSKYVTSMAIDRMGEQLAMGFASGVINVITVSDLQGRLLKWHIDSVLSLCFTEDGSYLLSGGWEKVISFWQLSTNMQQFLPRLNGVIIDCQSVGYDKYYSLALQMTENSTNSDFQLLLLNAADLTSKLVVNGPLPVFDSAVKNTIQPISAVATKASTTVTTMNLSKKKQKKKHLKSKRQDYTTCASIHPVTKQLYFPHMSAIQVYDFYKNEQSSYQYLASGVNNSMGKVRFELNIKDPVILDVKFTRDGKWMATYEVEYPADDLLCSKDLVHNLKFWDKEENDSQWNLRTKVVNPHGVGIPITKILAAPTTINGSQGFLTADNEAGLKYWSYEEYEKNWCLTKLSLPNFNHFSNSVSLAWSQDGSLIFHAFDEKLFILDFDTFRIFESNNTTNEFNLDSEVQAIQLINNTNLIVATRTTLNVFNLLKGGITNSFDLHPYVNGVYKNGHLDRLISCDEKTGIVALVINQKVKDEDGTPSADYKSRVVVFDNDLSNKLGCFTHPEYISWIGWNHDTDFIFLDTECRLGVVGTTVNTEMSDEVNKEGILDDLQNGTNDFASQLQKLSSTKSTNGHAKEDEEEEIALEFINGEKNHKLINMNSFTSMLDNFQNVQMDTLFDRVMRVIT, from the coding sequence ATGAATCAGGCAACAGTGTATCAGAAGTACAAGCTGTCTGTGGTCTCTGGTGGTAAACCAGTACTGCCTAGGAGCGCGAACAAGTCCAGTTGCAACAAAGGAATTGCCTGTCTAACTCATGACGAGCTCAATTATATCGTTCCTTTCAACAATCAGATCAAAGTATACTCGATTAAAACGAGACAATGTGTCAAGACTTTAAAATTTGCTAATAATCAGTGCTTGTCTGAGGTTTTTGTTTCGGATCAAGCTACAATTGCACAAATCTCTCTTGGAGATGTTACCAGTGAAAATTCAGCCCAGAGGCAAGAAGACAGAGAATTGACCGTCTTTACTAATGATGGCCGTATCATAATACTAAACTACAAGGGCAAGTTGGTTGATTCTCCAAAATTACTGCAAGTCAAGTTGGACCAGGGCGAAACTGTTTGCAAAGTATTTATTTCCGACGACAACACTTTAAAGCTCCTAACAAGTAAGGACTCCGTTGTGGAATACACTTACAGGATCTACGACTTGAAAATCCAAGATGAACCACAACTAAGTTTGGAGGAAACATTTGACAATGTAATCTTGTCCACATGGTCTTCCAACGACAGAATCTTGGCATTTTTACAAAAGAAAGACAACAAGAGAAACATCCAGCTTCATTCCATTTTCGATGAcagtttgagaaagaacttTCCTTTATCATCCGTATTTGCatctcaaaatcaatcgtcatcatcatcgtccACAAATTCCAAGTATGTTACAAGCATGGCCATCGATCGCATGGGTGAGCAACTGGCAATGGGGTTCGCGTCTGGTGTCATAAATGTTATCACTGTCTCAGACTTGCAAGGAAGACTACTGAAATGGCACATAGACTCTGTGTTATCTTTATGCTTTACAGAGGACGGTTCATACCTGCTTTCAGGTGGTTGGGAAAAGGTAATTAGTTTTTGGCAGCTATCCACTAATATGCAGCAATTTTTGCCCCGTCTTAATGGTGTTATTATAGATTGTCAATCTGTGGGCTACGACAAATATTACTCCTTGGCTTTGCAAATGACTGAAAATTCAACCAACTCTGACTTTCAATTACTTTTGCTCAACGCGGCTGATTTGACCTCGAAGCTAGTGGTCAATGGCCCATTGCCCGTCTTCGATAGTGCCGTAAAGAACACTATTCAACCAATATCTGCCGTGGCAACAAAGGCCTCTACAACAGTTACAACTATGAACctctcgaagaagaagcagaagaaaaagcACCTGAAAAGTAAAAGGCAGGATTACACTACTTGTGCAAGCATTCATCCTGTCACAAAACAACTATACTTTCCACACATGTCTGCCATACAAGTTTACGATTTTTACAAGAATGAACAATCGTCTTACCAATACTTAGCATCAGGTGTAAACAACTCTATGGGTAAGGTCAGATTTGAGCTGAATATCAAAGATCCAGTGATTCTAGATGTCAAATTTACCAGAGATGGTAAATGGATGGCCACTTACGAAGTAGAGTATCCCGCTGACGACCTACTATGTTCGAAGGATCTTGTGCACAATTTGAAGTTCTGGgataaagaagaaaacgatTCACAGTGGAACCTGAGAACAAAAGTTGTCAATCCTCATGGTGTTGGCATCCCAATAACGAAAATCCTGGCCGCTCCTACTACGATAAATGGCTCACAAGGTTTTCTAACAGCAGATAACGAGGCTGGCCTAAAATACTGGTCTTACGAGGAGTATGAAAAGAATTGGTGCTTAACTAAGCTATCGCTACCAAATTTCAACCATTTCAGTAATTCTGTCTCTCTAGCATGGTCACAGGATGGTAGTTTAATCTTCCAtgcttttgatgaaaagttgtttATTCTAGATTTTGATactttcagaatttttgaatcGAATAATACAACTAATGAATTCAATCTTGATTCCGAGGTTCAGGCGATCCAGCTAATCAACAACACCAATCTGATAGTTGCCACACGTACAACGTTGAACGTTTTCAATCTGCTAAAGGGCGGAATAACCAACAGCTTTGACCTTCACCCATATGTCAATGGTGTTTATAAGAATGGTCACCTGGATAGACTCATTAGCTGTGATGAAAAGACCGGAATAGTAGCATTAGTGATCAACCAAAAAGTtaaggatgaagatggcACCCCATCTGCTGATTACAAGTCTCGTGTTGTCGTATTTGACAATGACCTTTCAAACAAATTGGGGTGTTTTACACACCCTGAATACATTTCCTGGATAGGCTGGAACCATGACACCGACTTTATCTTTCTAGATACCGAGTGTCGTCTAGGTGTTGTAGGCACTACTGTCAACACCGAAATGTCAGACGAAGTGAACAAAGAGGGCATACTGgatgatttgcaaaacGGTACTAACGATTTCGCATCCCAATTGCAAAAGCTTTCGTCAACAAAATCTACCAATGGCCACGCCaaagaagacgaagaagaggaaattgCATTGgaattcatcaatggtGAAAAGAACCACAAACTGATAAACATGAACAGTTTCACCAGCATGCTCGATAATTTCCAAAATGTTCAAATGGACACACTTTTTGATCGTGTCATGAGGGTTATTACATAG
- the RPB10 gene encoding DNA-directed RNA polymerase core subunit RPB10 (similar to Saccharomyces cerevisiae RPB10 (YOR210W); ancestral locus Anc_8.627), which produces MIVPVRCFSCGKVVGDKWESYLNMLQEDELDEGTALTKLGLKRYCCRRMILTHVDLIEKFLRYNPLERRD; this is translated from the coding sequence ATGATTGTTCCCGTTAGATGTTTTTCGTGTGGTAAGGTCGTTGGTGACAAGTGGGAAAGCTATCTGAATATGCTTCAAGAGGATGAGTTGGACGAAGGTACTGCATTGACAAAATTAGGTTTGAAAAGATACTGTTGTAGAAGAATGATCCTAACACACGttgatttgattgagaaATTCCTAAGATATAACCCATTGGAAAGGAGGGATTAA
- the MGM1 gene encoding dynamin-related GTPase MGM1 (similar to Saccharomyces cerevisiae MGM1 (YOR211C); ancestral locus Anc_8.628) codes for MSLLFKPALGAGRVAIRRSVGRTMLFHSYARPSPFTFQFRLLNNFNFTSKRFASIFPGMIGKAIRVPAYIGGGMAAAGSYIGYRMEKAGSFAQEKWSDLQDLTGNIRDKFSGLFGNNGGENGGEGGNNNDGDTAAGASLLASLQSDEDTTKHSDEDDEDDEDDEDNDEDNTQDEMLNLTKQMIEIRSILSKIDSTSAHLTLPSIVVIGSQSSGKSSVLESIVGKEFLPKGSNMVTRRPIELTLVNTPSSHEVTADFPSLRMYNVKDFKEVKRILMELNMAVPSTEAVSEDPIQLTIKSSRVPDLSLVDLPGYIQVEAADQPFELKKKIRQLCEKYLSEPNIILAISAADVDLANSAALRAAKASDPQGLRTIGVITKLDLVPPEVARKILTNKKYPLKMGYVGVITKSPGSSKTHIGLFGNRQKVEQSQIGNAIEPQQLITRQFEKSYFKDNKAEFAHCEVSTKRLREKLIKILEISMSNALEPTSMLIQQELDDTSYLFKVEFNDRQLTPKSYLLNNVDILKLGIKEFQEKFHRNELKSILKADLDQRVLDFLATRYWKDENLLELSSSMKNDDEIIYWHKKLELASSSLTKIGVGRQSTMLVTNAILKELENILQATQLKNHDLIKELVTNTAVNVLNAKYYATADQVENCIKPFKYEIDLDNRDWNIAREHSISLLREEARQCNDRFQSIKNAIGGRKLQQVMGYLQQDPSKKETLGMSKILLERGSEALFLSKRLQVLSFRLKFLKNKCHSVTEKDQCPEIFLNAVSDKLTSTAVLFLNVELLSDFFYNFPIELDKKLNGLTNEQVEMFAKEDPKIARHIELQKRKELLDLALEKIDSILVFKKSYKSVSKKR; via the coding sequence ATGAGTTTGCTTTTCAAACCAGCTCTTGGAGCTGGTCGTGTGGCGATCAGGAGGAGTGTGGGGCGAACGATGTTATTCCACTCATACGCAAGGCCGTCCCCGTTCACTTTCCAGTTCCGGTTACTCAataacttcaatttcacgTCCAAGAGATTTGCATCGATATTTCCCGGTATGATTGGTAAAGCGATTCGGGTGCCAGCGTAcattggtggtggtatGGCTGCCGCAGGTAGTTATATAGGGTATCGGATGGAGAAAGCTGGTAGTTTTGCGCAGGAGAAATGGAGCGATTTACAGGATCTAACTGGGAATATACGAGACAAGTTCAGTGGGTTATTTGGGAACAACGGTGGAGAAAATGGTGGTGAAGGTGGAAATAATAATGATGGTGATACTGCTGCAGGTGCATCTTTACTTGCATCTTTGCAGAGTGATGAGGATACGACCAAGCACAGtgatgaggatgacgaagatgacgaagatgacgaagataACGATGAGGACAACACACAGGATGAAATGTTGAATCTGACAAAACAGATGATTGAAATACGGTCTATTTTAAGCAAGATTGATTCAACCTCGGCTCACTTAACATTACCTTCGATCGTTGTTATCGGATCTCAGTCCTCGGGTAAATCGTCTGTGCTTGAATCGattgttggaaaagaattttTACCTAAAGGCTCCAATATGGTTACCAGAAGACCCATCGAGCTAACTCTAGTTAACACTCCAAGCTCTCACGAAGTTACAGCTGATTTTCCTAGTTTGAGAATGTACAATGtcaaggatttcaaagaggtCAAGAGGATTCTGATGGAACTAAACATGGCAGTCCCCTCGACCGAGGCTGTTTCAGAAGATCCAATTCAGCTTACTATCAAATCTTCACGTGTACCGGATCTTTCGCTGGTTGATTTACCTGGTTACATTCAAGTGGAGGCAGCGGATCAACCATTTGAActaaagaagaaaattcgCCAACTTTGTGAGAAATACCTATCTGAACCAAATATTATTCTAGCTATATCAGCCGCAGACGTCGATCTTGCTAACAGTGCAGCACTGAGAGCCGCGAAGGCTTCTGATCCACAAGGTTTGAGAACGATTGGTGTTATTACTAAATTAGATCTGGTTCCTCCTGaagttgcaagaaaaaTATTGACCAACAAAAAATACCCACTAAAAATGGGCTACGTTGGTGTTATTACCAAATCTCCGGGTTCATCAAAGACTCATATCGGTTTATTTGGTAACAGGCAAAAGGTCGAACAGAGTCAAATCGGCAATGCGATAGAACCTCAGCAACTAATTACTCGTCAGTTTGAAAAAAGCTACTTCAAGGATAACAAGGCTGAATTTGCGCATTGCGAAGTGTCAACAAAGAGATTAAGGGAAAAGCTGATCAAAATTCTAGAGATCTCTATGTCCAACGCCTTGGAACCTACTTCAATGCTTATTCAGCAGGAGTTAGACGACACTTCATACCTTTTCAAAGTGGAATTCAATGATCGTCAACTAACACCAAAGTCATATCTATTGAATAATGTggatattttgaaattaggtatcaaagaatttcagGAAAAATTCCACAGGAATGAACTAAAGTCTATCCTTAAGGCAGATTTAGACCAAAGAGTCCTAGATTTTCTGGCCACTAGGTATTGGAAGGATGAAAACCTCTTGGAGTTATCCTCAAGTATGAAGAACGATGACGAAATTATCTATTGGCACAAGAAACTGGAACTTGCATCGTCCAGTCTGACGAAAATCGGCGTCGGTAGGCAATCCACGATGTTAGTAACTAATGctatcttgaaagaattggaaaatatCCTACAAGCCACTcagctgaaaaatcatgatctcatcaaagagctTGTAACAAACACCGCTGTGAACGTGCTGAATGCAAAATACTACGCTACCGCAGATCAAGTAGAGAATTGTATCAAGCCCTTCAAGTATGAGATTGATTTGGACAATAGAGACTGGAATATTGCCCGAGAGCATTCGATTTCGCTCCTAAGAGAGGAAGCCAGGCAATGTAATGATAGATTTCAATCGATCAAGAATGCTAttggaggaagaaaactgCAACAGGTGATGGGATACCTCCAGCAagatccttcaaagaaggaaacgCTTGGTATGTCGAAAATCTTGCTCGAGCGTGGATCAGAAGCGTTGTTTTTGAGCAAGAGACTTCAAGTCTTGTCATTCAGACTAAAGtttctgaagaacaaatgCCACTCGGTGACTGAGAAGGATCAATGCCCCGAGATTTTCCTGAACGCTGTTAGTGATAAACTGACTTCAACGGCTGTCTTATTCCTGAACGTCGAATTACTCAGCGATTTCTTTTATAATTTCCCAATTGAACTGGACAAGAAACTTAACGGATTGACCAACGAACAAGTGGAAATGTTCGCCAAAGAGGACCCCAAGATTGCACGACATATCGAGTTACAGAAACGTAAGGAACTTCTCGATCTTGCATtggaaaaaattgattcCATCTTagtcttcaagaagagctaCAAGAGCGTTTCCAAGAAAAGATAA
- the HHO1 gene encoding histone H1 (similar to Saccharomyces cerevisiae HHO1 (YPL127C); ancestral locus Anc_8.629) gives MPSVAVARKPIKKVSKVSKPVSKQAKKPIKKPIKKPVEVEPSKSYKELITEGLTSLNDRKGTSRPALKKYIREKYPKLALSSNFDLYFNNAIKKGVEIGEFDQPKGPSGTLKLIKHAAKKPSPPQEKKPVKKSPSPTLDLTYKEMIAKAMTELNDGKGASRSALKKHIRDNNPSTNKSSTNFDHLFNTALKKGVTSGEYVQPKGPTGIVKIAKPKTKGKNLKNNHKQEDSLSCPPVSLTYILLYLSFCNISHSYVLN, from the coding sequence ATGCCATCTGTAGCTGTGGCCAGGAAGCCCATCAAGAAAGTGTCCAAAGTTTCGAAACCAGTTTCGAAGCAGGCTAAGAAACCGATTAAGAAACCGATCAAGAAGCCTGTTGAAGTAGAACCAAGCAAGAGTTACAAGGAGTTGATCACCGAAGGTTTAACCTCTCTAAATGATCGTAAAGGTACCAGTCGTCCcgctttgaagaaatacatACGGGAAAAATACCCAAAACTAGCTCTTTCGAGCAATTTCGACCTTTATTTTAATAATGCCATTAAGAAAGGTGTGGAAATTGGAGAATTTGACCAACCAAAGGGTCCATCTGGTACTTTGAAACTGATAAAACATGCAGCAAAGAAACCTTCACCCCCTCAGGAAAAGAAACCAGTCAAGAAGTCTCCTTCTCCGACTTTGGATTTGACCTACAAAGAAATGATTGCCAAAGCGATGACAGAATTAAACGACGGGAAAGGTGCTAGTCGCTCAGCGTTGAAGAAACACATTCGTGATAACAACCCATCTACGAACAAATCCAGTACCAATTTCGACCACCTCTTTAATACTGCCCTTAAGAAAGGTGTCACTTCCGGTGAGTACGTTCAGCCAAAGGGTCCTACGGGAATAGTCAAGATCGCCAAGCCTAAAACTAAAGGAAAAAATCTTAAAAATAATCACAAACAAGAAGACAGCCTGAGCTGCCCTCCTGTCTCGCTTACCTATATACTCCTCTATCTCTCGTTTTGTAATATTAGCCATTCCTATGTCTTGAATTAG
- the TBF1 gene encoding Tbf1p (similar to Saccharomyces cerevisiae TBF1 (YPL128C); ancestral locus Anc_8.630), translating into MSDSERMKRFDGIIQSLPSKLQLTLSSLSLLDNVSTQLLRLLVLNSGSLQVIAILADSMAFLSSGETEIFQTLLKLFKQIRMIYTESSPLITVHDVAPGLWYPNSAPPLLLKGHEAYIVSAIRKANILIFLLTVLGCFNYGFEFLQDSFLDILCPNTLFTGDGSVDPNGKFLKTQAILYLDLKTQAFISALKDQVGDSDEIPGLKQHEILDSIFDNGMADRLVLRRTGMSVGDPNEMMLPSEREFIERCVRRRETLLQYSSYKKLVRDYEWGHFVKELLGYCNKNMGLIVWGRKGRGKSPLSSLNDSEFDPQVLYASGASISEETPAVEMPSDNDSLAGAPLGSPQTVTGAFETTDTTTSIASAAVSASTKQPIAAANMVKKLKPKRNWTKDEEDTLIAGLKEVGPSWSKILDLYGPGGKITEALKNRSQVQLKDKARNWKLAYLKTGRRLPEYLTKVTGTIERSYKNKQKTAPIPAPAPEREPSEASELFGSATTDAAGFDPNLEANM; encoded by the coding sequence ATGTCCGACTCTGAACGTATGAAAAGGTTCGATGGAATTATACAGAGTTTACCTTCGAAATTACAACTTACATTATCTTCGTTAAGTTTGCTGGATAATGTTTCCACACAATTACTAAGGTTATTGGTGCTGAACTCGGGTTCATTGCAAGTGATTGCCATATTGGCAGATTCGATGGCTTTCTTGAGTTCTGGTGAGACAGAAATTTTCCAgactttgttgaaactgTTTAAGCAGATTCGTATGATTTACACTGAAAGTTCACCTTTAATTACGGTTCACGACGTTGCCCCAGGATTATGGTATCCAAATTCTGCTCCACCACTTCTGTTGAAAGGCCATGAGGCGTACATTGTCTCAGCTATACGCAAGGCAAATATCCTAATATTTCTGCTAACAGTTCTGGGATGTTTTAACTACGGGTTTGAGTTTTTACAAGACAGTTTTCTGGATATTCTATGTCCAAACACTTTGTTTACCGGGGATGGGTCTGTGGATCCCAATGGTAAATTTCTCAAGACACAGGCGATTCTTTATCTCGATTTAAAGACCCAGGCGTTTATCTCAGCCTTAAAAGACCAGGTGGGAGACTCTGATGAGATTCCAGGTTTAAAGCAGCATGAGATCCTCGATTCAATCTTTGACAATGGGATGGCAGACCGCTTGGTTCTGCGTAGAACAGGTATGAGTGTGGGAGATCCAAACGAAATGATGCTCCCCTCTGAGAGAGAGTTTATCGAGAGGTGTGTAAGACGTCGGGAAACATTGTTACAATACTCAAGTTACAAGAAACTAGTACGGGATTACGAGTGGGGTCATTTTGTGAAGGAATTGCTTGGATACTGTAATAAGAATATGGGTTTGATTGTCTGGGGTAGAAAGGGGCGCGGTAAGTCGCCACTATCATCACTCAACGATTCTGAATTCGATCCTCAGGTGTTGTACGCTTCAGGAGCCTCAATTTCGGAAGAGACCCCAGCAGTTGAAATGCCCAGTGACAACGATTCGCTTGCTGGAGCTCCCCTGGGAAGCCCACAGACTGTTACCGGTGCTTTCGAAACAACTGACACAACTACGTCAATCGCCTCAGCTGCAGTCTCTGCCTCAACTAAACAACCGATTGCAGCTGCCAATATGGTCAAGAAATTAAAGCCCAAGAGAAACTGGAcaaaggatgaagaagacacACTTATAGCCGGCTTGAAAGAAGTAGGTCCCTCGTGGTCCAAGATCCTCGATCTATACGGTCCTGGAGGTAAGATAACAGAAGCTCTCAAGAACAGAAGTCAAGTGCAACTCAAGGACAAAGCGCGTAACTGGAAACTAGCATATTTAAAAACTGGTCGCAGACTGCCGGAATACTTGACAAAAGTGACCGGTACAATTGAGAGATCttacaagaacaagcaaaAAACAGCGCCAATACCAGCTCCTGCTCCAGAAAGAGAACCCAGTGAGGCTTCAGAACTCTTTGGATCTGCAACTACTGACGCAGCAGGGTTTGATCCAAACCTTGAGGCTAACATGTAA
- the STE4 gene encoding G protein subunit beta (similar to Saccharomyces cerevisiae STE4 (YOR212W); ancestral locus Anc_8.631) codes for MGIGDGYENGVGFRNEDSVRGLANGQYFQRPKLKLQNSQLRDEEFQNQINLARQESKQLYVQIDKIKGKIKDATLPDMTKSIPPLSKDKINLKPTLALKGHNNKISDVRWSRDSKKILSASQDGFMLLWDASSGFKENAVPLDSQWVLSCDISPSGSLVASAGLSNNCTVYRVSKENRVQQSVMSIFKGHTGYVSDLAFTDNSHILTASGDMTCAFWDISKAKRIREYAEHLGDVLALSPSPSSAENGTNTFASCGSDGYIYLWDVRTGSVAQTFFVSDSDINAVQFFKDGNALASGSDDGIIRLFDLRSDCQIGTYSLADSLDSKRRHFQSAYARPGNEGGSNHTRVNSDSSGGYVDNQGLVSIDFSSSGRLLYSCYTDFGCVVWDILKSEIVGKLEGHSNRVSRVRTSPDGFAVCTGSWDSTMKVWSSSYS; via the coding sequence ATGGGAATTGGAGATGGATACGAAAATGGGGTTGGATTTCGAAATGAGGATAGTGTTCGAGGTCTCGCTAATGGCCAATACTTTCAACGGCCTAAGTTGAAATTGCAGAATAGCCAGCTCCGAGATGAAGAGTTCCAGAATCAAATAAATTTGGCTAGACAGGAATCAAAGCAATTGTATGTTCAAATAGACAAGATTAAGGGAAAGATAAAAGATGCAACTTTGCCCGATATGACCAAGTCTATTCCACCACTGtcaaaagacaagattAATTTAAAGCCCACTCTAGCATTGAAAGgccacaacaacaagatctCTGATGTAAGATGGAGTCGAGActcaaagaaaatactGAGTGCAAGTCAGGATGGATTCATGCTACTATGGGATGCCAGTTCgggattcaaagaaaatgcTGTTCCACTGGACTCACAATGGGTACTCTCGTGTGATATATCTCCGTCTGGAAGCCTGGTAGCAAGTGCTGGATTAAGCAATAACTGTACTGTATATCGGGTCTCGAAGGAAAACAGAGTTCAGCAAAGCGTTATGTCAATATTCAAAGGCCATACCGGTTATGTCTCTGATTTGGCATTTACGGATAATTCACATATACTAACCGCCAGTGGCGATATGACTTGTGCATTTTGGGATATATCCAAGGCTAAGAGAATAAGAGAATATGCTGAACATCTGGGCGATGTGTTGGCACTATCACCGTCGCCATCATCTGCGGAGAACGGAACCAATACATTTGCCAGTTGTGGTTCAGATGGTTACATATATTTGTGGGATGTCAGAACTGGCAGTGTGGCACAAACGTTCTTTGTGAGCGATAGTGACATCAATGCTGTTCAATTCTTTAAAGACGGGAATGCCTTGGCTTCAGGGAGTGACGATGGTATTATTCGTCTTTTTGACTTGCGATCGGACTGTCAAATTGGCACTTACTCCTTGGCAGATTCTTTGGACTCAAAAAGACGACATTTCCAGTCAGCTTATGCAAGACCAGGTAATGAGGGCGGTTCAAATCACACTCGCGTAAATTCAGACTCAAGTGGGGGTTACGTCGATAACCAAGGTTTGGTATCAATCGATTTCAGCAGCTCCGGTAGGCTCCTTTATTCCTGTTATACGGACTTTGGATGCGTAGTTTGGGATATTTTGAAGTCAGAGATAGTTGGTAAGTTGGAAGGCCACAGTAACCGGGTTTCAAGGGTTAGAACAAGTCCCGATGGGTTCGCAGTATGCACTGGCTCTTGGGACTCTACTATGAAAGTATGGTCTTCAAGCTACTCTTGA
- the SAS5 gene encoding Sas5p (similar to Saccharomyces cerevisiae SAS5 (YOR213C); ancestral locus Anc_8.632) has product MEICLLDQNDNEIEANILSSCTYYLHPTFKDPIRQIAAPPFALEEEGWGQFDLKIICQFIENAGKFTIKHALLFGDDAYAMDYSIRVPYHIPKLRDRLASQFNLPHNAVQDYYEKQQDSVPSNWISSIPLLDEDAVTTIVQMIASHPAVQDEIFRHPRHEDFLMALYQLPNELLKDIGEYVRRQDTT; this is encoded by the coding sequence ATGGAAATATGCCTATTAGATCAAAATGACAACGAAATAGAAGCCAATATACTATCAAGCTGTACTTATTACCTTCACCCTACTTTTAAAGACCCCATACGACAGATTGCAGCTCCGCCATTCGCgttggaagaagaaggatggGGTCAATTCGATCTGAAGATCATATGTCAGTTCATTGAAAACGCTGGAAAGTTTACTATTAAACACGCATTGCTGTTTGGGGATGATGCGTACGCAATGGACTATAGTATACGGGTTCCGTATCACATACCCAAGCTGCGAGATCGTTTGGCAAGTCAATTTAACCTACCTCACAATGCTGTTCAGGACTATTACGAAAAGCAGCAAGATTCTGTCCCTTCAAACTGGATTAGTTCAATTCCCCTGctggatgaagatgctGTTACAACTATCGTTCAAATGATTGCATCTCACCCAGCTGTGCAAGATGAGATTTTCAGACACCCAAGGCACGAAGACTTTCTAATGGCCCTTTATCAATTGCCTAatgaacttttgaaagatatcgGAGAATACGTTCGCCGTCAGGATACAACCTAG
- the TAF14 gene encoding TATA-binding protein-associated factor TAF14 (similar to Saccharomyces cerevisiae TAF14 (YPL129W); ancestral locus Anc_8.633), protein MVATVKRTVRIKTSQHILPDLAPVENFPMREWSIEIYLVDEDNNKIPATIFDKVVYHLHPTFANPNRTFTETPFQIQEQGWGGFPLDISLFLLEKGGERKITHDLNFLQESYEVDHVIQVPTNKPLLAAELAKTGPMDESAGGPAAKRKTGVPNGEVKVKKAKTASASTVKGNVDIEKLAFGLTKLNEDDLVGVVQMVTDNRTPEMNVTNNVEEGEFIIDLYSLPDGLLKSLWDYVKKNTE, encoded by the exons ATGGTTGCT ACCGTTAAAAGAACTGTAAGAATAAAGACGAGTCAGCATATTTTGCCTGATCTGGCTCCCGTGGAAAATTTCCCCATGCGCGAATGGAGCATTGAGATTTATCTAGTGGATGAGGACAACAATAAGATTCCAGCTACGATCTTCGATAAAGTGGtttaccatcttcatcctaCCTTTGCTAATCCGAATAGAACTTTCACAGAGACACCTTTCCAAATACAAGAACAAGGTTGGGGTGGATTTCCTTTAGATATcagtctctttcttctggAGAAGGgaggagaaagaaaaattaCCCACGATCTGAATTTCCTACAAGAATCCTACGAAGTTGATCATGTTATTCAAGTACCTACCAACAAGCCCTTGCTAGCTGCCGAGCTGGCTAAGACAGGTCCTATGGATGAGTCGGCCGGTGGTCCTGCCGCTAAACGCAAGACAGGTGTGCCCAATGGTGAAGTGAAAGTAAAGAAGGCAAAGACAGCAAGTGCCTCTACTGTCAAGGGCAATGTCGACATCGAGAAGCTGGCGTTTGGACTCACAAAGCtaaatgaagatgatttggTGGGAGTAGTTCAGATGGTCACAGACAATCGTACGCCAGAGATGAATGTAACGAATAATGTGGAAGAAGGAGAATTTATAATTGACCTTTACAGTCTTCCCGATGGGTTACTCAAGAGTTTATGGGACTATGTAAAAAAGAACACCGAATAG